The stretch of DNA GGTAGTCGCCGAGGCTCTGCCGGGCGTCGAAAGCGCGGCGGGTGTCCCCGCCTTCGCGGGCCTGCACCGCCACGGTTTCGAGGTGGTCGACGGTAGAGAGCACTTCGCCCGCCAGCGCAGGCGGCAGGCCCCGGCACAGCTCGCGCACGTCAAGCTGCGGGAGCACCTCAGCGCTGGGCTGGGCGGCCAGGGCAGCGGGCGCAGGCTGGGGGACGGCGGAGACGGGCGGGGCCGGAGTCAGCCCGGCCTCGTGAATCAGGTCCACCCCCCGGAAGGCCGCCAGCCCCAGCCCCACGAAGGCGAGCGACAGCACCGCCAGCATCAGCCATGGCCCGCCGAACACGCCGCTCACGGCCACCGCCGGAATCAGCAGGGCGAGGACCCCGGCCGCCTGGGGCCGCGCAAACACCGCCCGCAGGTTCGCACCCGTGCGGGGATTGCCGAACAGCAGCAGCAGCGTCAGGGCCACCAGCAGCAGCACCGCCAGTCCCGGCAGTGGGTTGCCCCGCGAGAACACCTGACTCAGCACGAAAATTGGAATCAGCAGGGCGAGCAGGCCCAGCGGGTCCTCCTTGCGCCGCCGCCTCGCCCGCCGGGCAGAGGGCGGCAGGGCAGGGGGCGGCGCATCGGGGCCGGGCGCGGGGTCCATGCTCCCAGTATTGTCGCCAGCCGGGTGCAGGGCAACGCGGGCGGGTGCAGACGCAGGGCCAGCGCCCCGTCCGTCCGCTGTGGGAGAAGACCCCTCACCCCTTCGGAGAGGGTCGGAAGCAGGCTCCCCGTTTTTTCCTCTTCTGGAGGCGGGAGGGTACGTGGTTTTTGGGAACAGCGACTGTGCGGTCGCCCTGTGCGGGCGGGTCAGGCCGCCCCGGCGTCCTCCGGGCGGGCGAAGATCATGCGGCCCGCCCCGGTCTGCACGTTGTTCACGACCTGCACGCGGGCAGGTTTGCCCCGCAGCTTGATGCCGCCCTCCACGACGACCATCGTGCCGTCCTCCAGATACCCGACCCCCTGGCCAGGCTGCTGGCCGCCCTTGGTGACGGTCACGGTGAGCACGTCCCCGGCCTGCACCTGGGGCCGCAGGGCGAGGGCCAGCGCATGCAGGCTCAGCACCTCCACCCCGTGCAGCCGCGCGACGCGGGCGAGGTTGGCGTCGTTGCTGAGCAGGCTGGCCCCCGTCTCGCGGGCGAGGCGCACCAGCTTGTCGTCCACCGTGGGCAGCGTGGGGTCGTCCCAGTCCTCGACACGCAGGGGACGCATCCCCCGCAACTCTTCGAGTAGGGTCAGTGCCCGCTTGCCGCGCGTGCGCTTCTGGGCGTCGTGGCTGTCGGCCAGCAGTTGCAGCTCGCGCAGCACGAAGCCGGGCACGATGACCTCGCCCTCCAGAAAGCCGCTGCGGGCGAGGTCCAGGACCCGGCCGTCGATAATCACGTTGGAATCCAGAATCTTGCCGCCCGCCCGCCGCCGCACCGGCCCCACATCCAGAAAACCGAAGGCGTCCGCGTGCCGCACCGCGAAGGGAACGAAAAAGGCGGCCAGCACGGCGGTCACCAGCAGGCTCAGCGGCCACGCGTAAAAGGGCAGCGAGCGCACCAGCGGCCCCAGCAGCACGCTGAGCAGCAGCGCCACCATCAGCCCGAAAGTCGCCGCCGCCACCCGCCGGGGGGAGAGGCCGCCGTACCAGCGGCTCAGGCGGTCCCACAGCCGCGTGGCGGCACGTTCGGCGCGGGGACCCAGCAGCAGCGCGGCGAGAGCCCCCGCCAGCATCAGGCTGAGGGTGTTGACCCATGCGGTCCCGTCGTCCCCGGTGCTGGCGGCGAGGAGTTGCCCGGCACCCCATCCGACAAGCAAACCCAGCAGCAGCAGCAGGAGGCGAAAGGCAGGCACGGCCCCGAGTGTACCCGAGGCCCCCACCCGGCGGAACGCACCTGGGGACCGCCCGTTCATGAAGAAGCTGACGCCTTCATGTGGACCCTCGCGTAAACAGCTCATGGTGGGTGGCTAAGATGCCGTTCATGCGTCAACTCTCCAGTGCTGCCCTGCTGGGCCTCGGTCTCAGCGGGTTTCTCAGCCTCGCCGCCGCGCAGACGGCTCCAGCCACCTCCGCGGCAGTGCCCAAGGCCACCGTTTCGGCCGCGACCGCCCGCGCCGCGAGCAGCCTCGCGGTGGAACTCAGCGGCGCGGTCAAGGGCCAGATCGTGGGCTGCCCAGCGAGCCTCAAGGTGAGCGCGGCGGCGGTGTGCCTGTACGTCAAGAACTCCCCGGCCTCGCTGCGGGCGCTCGTGCGCGGCAAGCTCGGCGCCCGCGCCCTGGGCGACTGGAAGACCCCGGCGAACAGCCAGGCCAGCTCGCTGCTGGTGTCGGGCACCGCCAATGGCCCGGTGGCCGCCTACCTGCTGATGGCCCCCCTTTCGACCACCGAAACGCTGCTGGTGGTGGACGCGGCGCAGGCCAGCGCTGCAGCCGCGGCTCCCCGTCCCGCGACCCCGGCGGGCGTCGTCAAGGGCGAGCCCTACGTGCTGGGCAGCGACCTCGTGGGCGTGGTGAACGTGACCTCGCTGGGGGGCGGCAAGTTTCGCCTCGCCCGCAGCGGCACCGACCCCCTCACCGTGACGGTGGGCCAGAAGCCCGCGCAGCTCGGCTCGGGGACCGTGCAGCTTCCGCTGGTGCCCGCCACCGACGGCCGGAACCTGATCTTCCCGCTTGCGGGCCTGCGGGCGCTGGGCTGCACCTTCACCCCGGCGGGCAGCAACGTGACGGTGGCCTGCGGTACGGCCAGCGTGGGGCTGCGACCCATCGTCTTCTGAACTCAGACCCACCCCAGGGGAGGCGGCCGCGCGGCTGACCTCCCCTCTTTTTGCGTTCACCGAACACTTCACGTCCCCTTGAGGCTTCGGCCCGGTCGCAACCCGCGCCGCCCCCCCTGCGTAATCATGACCGCAAGGAGGAACCACCCATGAGCATTCTCGACCGCCTGTCCCGCCTGCTCCGTGCCAATGTCAACGACCTGATCAGCCGCGCCGAGGACCCCGCCAAGATCATTGACCAGGCCCTGCTCGACATGCGCTCGGCCTATGCCGAGGCCCGCACCGAGGTGGCCGACGCGATGGCCCAGAACGCCCGCCTGACCCGCGAATCGGGCACCAACCGCAAGCTCGCCGAGGAATACGAGAAGAAGGCGGAAGAAGCGCTGCGGGCGGGCAACGAGGACCTCGCCCGCGAAGCCCTGCGCCGCTCGCAAAACCACAAGGACCTCGCCCGGGGGTTCGAGGAGCAGGTCGGCACGCAGAACGCCACCGTGGACCAGCTCAAGACCCAGCTCCGGGCGCTGGAAGCCAAGATCGACGAGATGGAGTCGCGCAAGTCGCTGCTCGCCGCCCGGCAGAAGACCGCGCAGGCCGGGGCCACCCTGGAGCGCGTCAGCGGCTTCGGCAAGGCGGGCGGGGCGATGGACGCCTTCGAGGACATGGAGCGCAAGGTCCTTCAGATGGAAGACCGCAACCAGGCCATGACCCAACTGCGGCAGGAGGGCGACCTCGACGCGCAGCTCGCGGACCTCGGGCGCGACCGTGAACTTGACGACGCCTTCGCCGCGCTCAAGGCCCGCGTGCAGGGCGGCCAGAACAGCTCGGGGCAGGGCGGCAGCCAGAGCTGAAGCCGGGCGATCCGGGAGGGGGCACCCAGGGGTGTCCCCTTCTTGCCGGTTTCTGGAGCGTGTGCTGGGAGAAGGCCCCTCACCTCAGCCAGCGGAACAGACTGGGGTGAAGAACCTCCCCGGAAGAAGGCCGGGAGGCCACCAAAAATCAGCGCAACTTCATGATGGCTGACAGAATGGAAGGGATGCCGAGCCTTACCCTGTCCACCATGTCCGGCCACCTCCGCCAAATCCTCGCCCCGGCGCTGCTGGGGGCGGCGCTGCTGACCGGCTG from Deinococcus sp. HSC-46F16 encodes:
- a CDS encoding PspA/IM30 family protein, with translation MSILDRLSRLLRANVNDLISRAEDPAKIIDQALLDMRSAYAEARTEVADAMAQNARLTRESGTNRKLAEEYEKKAEEALRAGNEDLAREALRRSQNHKDLARGFEEQVGTQNATVDQLKTQLRALEAKIDEMESRKSLLAARQKTAQAGATLERVSGFGKAGGAMDAFEDMERKVLQMEDRNQAMTQLRQEGDLDAQLADLGRDRELDDAFAALKARVQGGQNSSGQGGSQS
- a CDS encoding PIN domain-containing protein; translated protein: MPAFRLLLLLLGLLVGWGAGQLLAASTGDDGTAWVNTLSLMLAGALAALLLGPRAERAATRLWDRLSRWYGGLSPRRVAAATFGLMVALLLSVLLGPLVRSLPFYAWPLSLLVTAVLAAFFVPFAVRHADAFGFLDVGPVRRRAGGKILDSNVIIDGRVLDLARSGFLEGEVIVPGFVLRELQLLADSHDAQKRTRGKRALTLLEELRGMRPLRVEDWDDPTLPTVDDKLVRLARETGASLLSNDANLARVARLHGVEVLSLHALALALRPQVQAGDVLTVTVTKGGQQPGQGVGYLEDGTMVVVEGGIKLRGKPARVQVVNNVQTGAGRMIFARPEDAGAA